A region from the Enterobacter roggenkampii genome encodes:
- a CDS encoding Gfo/Idh/MocA family protein, which yields MIRFAVIGTNWITRQFVDAAHETGKLKLTAVYSRSLEQAQSFANDYLVEHLFTSLDDMAQSDAIDAVYIASPNALHFPQTKLFLSHKKHVICEKPLASNIEEVEAAIALARENQVVLFEAFKTASLPNFLLLQQSLPKVGKVRKAFINYCQYSSRYQRYLDGENPNTFNPAFSNGSIMDIGFYCLASAVALWGEPHGVTATASLLESGVDAHGVAVLDYGDFSVTLQHSKVSDSVLPSEIQGEAGSLVIEKISECQKVSFVPRGGKAQELTQPQHINTMLYEAEVFARLVEDNEVNHPGLAVSRTTAKLQTEIRRQTGVVFPADGVSAEVIA from the coding sequence ATGATACGTTTCGCAGTCATTGGAACGAACTGGATCACGCGCCAGTTCGTCGACGCCGCCCACGAAACCGGCAAACTGAAACTTACCGCAGTCTATTCCCGCAGCCTTGAGCAGGCGCAGAGTTTTGCCAACGATTACCTCGTCGAGCATCTCTTCACCTCGCTTGATGACATGGCGCAAAGCGACGCCATTGACGCGGTCTATATCGCCAGCCCGAACGCCCTGCACTTCCCGCAAACGAAGCTGTTCCTCAGCCATAAAAAGCATGTGATTTGCGAGAAGCCGCTGGCGTCGAACATCGAAGAAGTGGAAGCCGCCATCGCGCTTGCCCGCGAAAACCAGGTGGTGCTGTTCGAAGCGTTCAAAACCGCCAGCCTGCCGAACTTCCTGCTGCTGCAGCAGTCCCTGCCGAAGGTGGGCAAAGTGCGCAAAGCGTTTATCAACTACTGCCAGTACTCGTCGCGCTACCAGCGCTATCTCGACGGCGAGAACCCGAACACCTTTAACCCGGCCTTCTCGAACGGCTCGATTATGGATATCGGTTTCTACTGCCTGGCCTCTGCCGTGGCCCTGTGGGGCGAGCCGCACGGCGTCACGGCCACCGCCAGCCTGCTGGAGAGCGGCGTGGATGCGCACGGTGTCGCGGTGCTGGATTACGGTGATTTCAGCGTGACGCTGCAGCACTCCAAGGTGAGCGATTCTGTCCTGCCGAGCGAAATTCAGGGCGAAGCGGGCTCGCTGGTTATCGAGAAGATCTCCGAGTGCCAGAAGGTGAGCTTTGTCCCGCGCGGCGGCAAAGCGCAGGAGCTGACGCAGCCTCAGCATATTAACACTATGCTCTATGAGGCAGAGGTCTTCGCCCGTCTGGTGGAAGACAACGAAGTGAATCACCCAGGCCTTGCGGTGAGCCGCACCACGGCGAAGCTGCAAACGGAGATCCGCCGTCAGACCGGCGTGGTATTCCCGGCAGACGGCGTGAGCGCGGAAGTTATCGCGTAA
- a CDS encoding UxaA family hydrolase: MQYIKIHSLDNVAVALADLTEGTEVTFDNQSVTLRQSVGRGHKFALIPIAKGENVVKYGLPIGHALADIAPGEYIHSHNARTNLSDLDEYSYQPDLPAAQEQAADREVQIYRRANGDVGIRNELWILPTVGCVNGIARQIQTRFLKETNDAEGTDGVHLFSHTYGCSQLGDDHINTRTMLQNMVHHPNAGAVLVIGLGCENNQVDAFRETLGEFDPERVHFMVCQHQDDEVEAGVEQLHQLYEVMRHDRREPGKLSELKFGLECGGSDGLSGITANPMLGRFSDYVIANGGTTVLTEVPEMFGAERILMSHCRDEETFEKTVTMVNDFKQYFIAHNQPIYENPSPGNKAGGITTLEEKSLGCTQKAGASQVVDVLRYGERLKTHGLNLLSAPGNDAVATSALAGAGCHMVLFSTGRGTPYGGFVPTVKIATNSELAAKKKHWIDFDAGQLIHGKAMPQLLTEFVDAIVEIASGKQTCNEKNDFRELAIFKSGVTL, from the coding sequence ATGCAATACATCAAAATCCATTCGCTGGATAACGTGGCCGTCGCGCTGGCAGATTTAACCGAAGGGACGGAAGTCACCTTCGACAACCAGTCGGTGACGTTACGCCAGTCCGTTGGACGTGGACACAAGTTTGCCCTGATCCCGATTGCCAAAGGGGAGAACGTGGTGAAGTACGGTCTGCCCATCGGTCATGCGCTGGCGGATATCGCGCCGGGTGAATACATCCATTCCCACAACGCCCGCACAAATCTGAGCGATCTGGACGAGTACAGCTATCAACCTGATTTACCTGCGGCACAAGAGCAGGCGGCGGATCGTGAGGTACAGATCTACCGCCGCGCAAACGGCGACGTGGGGATCCGCAACGAGCTGTGGATCCTCCCGACCGTCGGCTGCGTGAACGGGATTGCGCGTCAGATCCAGACGCGCTTCCTGAAAGAGACCAACGATGCCGAAGGGACTGACGGCGTGCATCTGTTCAGCCACACCTACGGCTGCTCCCAGCTGGGTGACGACCACATCAACACCCGAACCATGCTGCAAAACATGGTGCACCACCCGAACGCGGGCGCGGTGCTGGTGATTGGCCTGGGCTGCGAGAACAATCAGGTGGACGCCTTCCGCGAGACGCTCGGTGAGTTTGACCCTGAGCGCGTGCACTTTATGGTGTGCCAGCATCAGGACGACGAAGTGGAAGCGGGCGTCGAACAGCTTCATCAGCTGTATGAGGTGATGCGCCACGACAGGCGCGAGCCGGGCAAGCTGAGCGAGCTGAAGTTTGGTCTGGAGTGCGGCGGGTCTGATGGCCTGTCCGGTATCACCGCCAACCCGATGCTGGGGCGCTTCTCGGACTATGTGATCGCCAACGGCGGCACGACGGTGTTGACCGAGGTGCCGGAGATGTTCGGTGCGGAACGTATTCTGATGAGCCACTGCCGCGACGAGGAGACGTTTGAAAAAACCGTCACCATGGTGAACGACTTCAAGCAGTACTTCATTGCCCACAATCAGCCTATTTATGAGAACCCGTCGCCGGGTAACAAAGCGGGAGGGATCACCACGCTGGAAGAGAAATCCCTCGGCTGCACCCAGAAAGCGGGCGCGAGCCAGGTGGTTGACGTTCTGCGCTACGGCGAGCGCCTGAAAACGCACGGTCTGAACCTGCTGAGCGCGCCCGGTAACGATGCGGTCGCCACCAGCGCGCTGGCGGGAGCCGGCTGCCATATGGTGCTGTTCAGTACCGGTCGCGGCACGCCGTACGGCGGTTTTGTGCCGACGGTGAAAATCGCCACCAACAGCGAGCTGGCGGCGAAGAAAAAACACTGGATTGACTTTGATGCCGGGCAGCTTATCCACGGCAAGGCGATGCCGCAGCTGCTGACGGAATTCGTGGACGCGATTGTGGAAATTGCCAGCGGCAAGCAGACCTGCAACGAGAAGAACGATTTCCGCGAGCTGGCAATCTTTAAGAGCGGTGTGACGCTGTAA
- a CDS encoding NADPH-dependent 2,4-dienoyl-CoA reductase, whose amino-acid sequence MSRYPSLFAPLDLGFTTLKNRVLMGSMHTGLEEHPDGAERLAAFYAERARHGVALIVTGGVAPSPSGVGMEGGAVLNDAAQLPHHRIVTDAVHNEGGKIALQILHTGRYSYQPNLVAPSAIQAPINRFTPHALSHDEILALIDDFARCAALAREAGYDGVEVMGSEGYLINEFLAARTNQRDDEWGGDYARRMRFAVEVVRAVRERAGADFIIIFRLSMLDLVEGGGTFDETVQLAQAIEAAGATIINTGIGWHEARIPTIATPVPRAAFSWVTRRLKGKVSVPLVTTNRINDPQVADDVISRGDADMVSMARPFLADAELLSKAQSGRADEINTCIGCNQACLDQIFVGKVTSCLVNPRACHETKMPIVPAVNKKRLAVVGAGPAGLAFAVNAASRGHGVTLFDALGEIGGQFNIAKQIPGKEEFYETLRYYRRMIELTGVELRLNQFVRAADLTDFDEVILASGIVPRTPAIEGIDHPKVLSYLDVLRDKAPVGEKVAIIGCGGIGFDTAMYLSQPGEATSQNIAEFCVEWGIDTSLSQSGGLRPEGPQLPKSPRQIVMLQRKASKPGEGLGKTTGWIHRATLLSRGVKMIPAVSYQKIDDDGLHVTIGGEPQLLRVDHVILCAGQEPKRDLADPLREAGKTVHLIGGCDVAMELDARRAIAQGTKLALVI is encoded by the coding sequence ATGAGCCGCTACCCGTCGTTATTCGCCCCTCTCGATCTGGGGTTCACCACACTCAAAAACCGCGTGTTGATGGGCTCGATGCACACCGGGCTCGAGGAGCATCCGGACGGGGCCGAGCGTCTGGCAGCTTTCTATGCCGAGCGCGCGCGCCACGGGGTGGCGCTGATTGTCACCGGCGGCGTGGCCCCTTCCCCTTCCGGCGTCGGCATGGAGGGCGGTGCGGTGCTGAACGATGCAGCACAGCTGCCGCATCACCGCATTGTGACCGACGCGGTACACAACGAGGGCGGTAAAATTGCCCTGCAAATTCTGCACACCGGACGCTACAGCTACCAGCCGAATCTGGTTGCGCCATCGGCCATTCAGGCGCCGATTAACCGCTTCACTCCGCATGCTCTGAGCCACGACGAGATCCTGGCGCTGATTGACGACTTCGCCCGCTGCGCCGCGCTGGCGCGTGAAGCGGGCTATGACGGCGTTGAGGTGATGGGCTCCGAAGGCTACCTGATTAACGAGTTCCTCGCCGCCCGCACCAACCAGCGCGACGACGAATGGGGCGGCGACTATGCCCGCCGGATGCGCTTTGCCGTGGAGGTGGTGCGCGCGGTACGTGAACGTGCGGGTGCGGACTTTATCATCATCTTCCGCCTGTCGATGCTCGACCTGGTGGAGGGCGGCGGGACGTTTGACGAAACCGTGCAGCTGGCGCAGGCGATAGAAGCCGCGGGCGCCACGATTATCAACACCGGCATCGGCTGGCACGAGGCGCGCATCCCGACCATCGCCACGCCGGTGCCGCGCGCGGCGTTCAGCTGGGTAACGCGCAGGCTGAAAGGCAAAGTGTCCGTTCCGCTGGTCACCACCAACCGCATTAACGATCCGCAGGTGGCGGACGATGTGATTTCGCGCGGCGATGCCGACATGGTCTCGATGGCGCGCCCGTTCCTGGCCGATGCCGAGCTGCTCTCCAAAGCGCAAAGCGGCCGTGCGGATGAGATCAATACCTGCATCGGCTGTAATCAGGCCTGTCTGGATCAGATCTTCGTCGGGAAGGTCACCTCCTGCCTCGTCAACCCGCGCGCCTGCCATGAAACCAAAATGCCGATCGTTCCGGCGGTCAATAAAAAACGCCTGGCCGTCGTGGGTGCTGGCCCGGCAGGCCTGGCGTTTGCGGTCAATGCCGCCTCGCGCGGGCACGGCGTGACGCTGTTTGATGCGTTGGGAGAGATTGGCGGGCAGTTTAATATCGCCAAACAGATCCCCGGCAAAGAGGAGTTCTACGAAACGCTGCGCTACTACCGCCGGATGATCGAGCTGACGGGCGTCGAGCTGCGGCTTAACCAGTTTGTCCGCGCGGCGGATCTGACTGATTTTGATGAGGTGATCCTGGCGAGCGGGATCGTACCGCGCACGCCTGCGATCGAGGGTATCGATCATCCAAAAGTGCTGAGCTATCTCGACGTGCTGCGTGACAAAGCGCCGGTTGGCGAGAAGGTGGCGATTATCGGCTGCGGCGGGATCGGTTTTGACACCGCGATGTATTTAAGCCAGCCGGGCGAAGCCACCAGCCAGAACATTGCCGAATTCTGCGTGGAATGGGGTATCGACACCAGCCTCAGCCAGTCCGGCGGCCTGCGACCCGAAGGGCCACAGCTGCCGAAAAGCCCGCGCCAGATCGTGATGCTGCAGCGTAAAGCCAGCAAACCGGGCGAAGGGCTGGGGAAAACCACAGGCTGGATCCACCGCGCCACCCTGCTCTCGCGCGGGGTGAAGATGATCCCGGCGGTGAGCTACCAGAAGATCGACGACGACGGGCTGCACGTCACGATCGGCGGCGAGCCGCAGCTGCTGCGCGTGGATCATGTCATTTTATGTGCCGGGCAGGAGCCGAAGCGGGATCTGGCGGATCCGCTGCGCGAGGCCGGTAAAACGGTGCATCTGATTGGCGGGTGCGACGTGGCGATGGAGCTGGACGCGCGGCGGGCAATTGCGCAGGGAACGAAGTTAGCTCTGGTGATCTAG
- a CDS encoding YgjP-like metallopeptidase domain-containing protein: MNQLTYLQGYPEHLLSQVRSLIAEQKLGAVLEKRYPGTHDFATDKALWQYTQDLKNRYLKSAPPINKVMYDNKIHVLKNALGLHTAVSRVQGGKLKAKAEIRVATVFRNAPEAFLRMIVVHELAHLKEKEHDKAFYSLCCHMEPQYHQLEFDTRLWLTHLSLKGNAE; the protein is encoded by the coding sequence ATGAACCAACTTACTTATCTCCAGGGCTACCCGGAGCATTTACTTTCTCAGGTTCGCAGCCTGATTGCCGAGCAGAAGCTCGGCGCGGTGCTGGAAAAACGCTACCCCGGCACCCACGATTTCGCGACCGATAAAGCCCTCTGGCAGTATACGCAGGATCTGAAAAACCGGTATCTGAAGAGCGCCCCGCCGATCAACAAGGTGATGTACGACAACAAGATCCACGTGCTGAAAAACGCGCTCGGCCTGCACACCGCCGTCTCCCGCGTGCAGGGCGGCAAGCTGAAGGCCAAGGCGGAGATCCGCGTCGCGACGGTTTTTCGCAACGCGCCGGAAGCCTTTCTGCGGATGATTGTGGTGCACGAACTCGCACACCTGAAAGAGAAAGAGCACGACAAAGCGTTCTATTCTCTGTGCTGCCACATGGAGCCGCAGTACCACCAACTGGAGTTTGATACCCGGCTGTGGCTTACGCATTTATCGTTAAAAGGTAATGCGGAATAG
- a CDS encoding TerC family protein, whose amino-acid sequence MHSVGTPMLWGGFAVVVLIMLAIDLFLQGRRGAHGMTMKQAAAWSLVWVTLSLLFCAAFWWYLASTEGRAVADPQALAFLTGYLIEKALAVDNVFVWLMLFSYFAVPAALQRRVLVYGVLGAIILRTIMIFAGSWLITQFEWLLYVFGAFLLFTGVKMALAKEDGSAIGDRPLVKWIRGHLRMTDKIESEHFFVRKNGLLFATPLLLVLILVELSDVIFAVDSIPAIFAVTTDPFIVLTSNLFAILGLRAMYFLLAGAAERFSMLKYGLSVILVFIGIKMLIVDFYHIPIAISLGVVFGILIVTLIINTWVNRQHDKKQQA is encoded by the coding sequence ATGCATTCTGTCGGCACTCCAATGTTGTGGGGCGGATTCGCGGTTGTCGTGCTCATCATGCTGGCGATCGACCTTTTTTTGCAGGGCCGTCGCGGCGCGCACGGCATGACCATGAAACAGGCCGCCGCCTGGTCGCTGGTCTGGGTTACTCTCTCCCTGCTCTTCTGCGCCGCCTTCTGGTGGTATCTGGCCTCGACCGAAGGCCGCGCGGTGGCCGATCCTCAGGCGCTCGCCTTCCTCACCGGCTATCTGATTGAAAAAGCCCTGGCGGTTGATAACGTCTTCGTCTGGCTGATGCTGTTCAGCTACTTCGCCGTGCCTGCGGCTCTGCAGCGTCGCGTGCTGGTGTACGGCGTGCTGGGTGCAATTATCCTGCGTACCATCATGATCTTCGCTGGCAGCTGGCTGATTACCCAGTTCGAGTGGCTGCTGTACGTCTTCGGCGCGTTCCTGCTGTTCACCGGGGTCAAAATGGCGCTGGCGAAAGAGGACGGCTCCGCGATTGGCGATCGCCCGCTGGTGAAGTGGATCCGCGGCCATCTGCGCATGACCGACAAGATCGAGAGCGAGCACTTCTTCGTGCGCAAGAACGGCCTGCTGTTTGCCACCCCGCTGCTGCTGGTGCTGATTCTGGTTGAGCTGAGCGACGTGATTTTCGCCGTGGACAGCATTCCGGCCATTTTCGCGGTGACCACCGACCCGTTCATCGTCCTGACCTCTAACCTGTTCGCCATCCTCGGCCTGCGCGCCATGTACTTCCTGCTGGCGGGCGCGGCGGAGCGCTTCTCCATGCTGAAGTACGGCCTGTCGGTGATCCTGGTGTTTATTGGTATCAAGATGCTGATCGTCGATTTCTACCATATCCCGATCGCCATTTCGCTCGGCGTGGTGTTTGGCATTCTGATCGTGACGCTGATTATCAATACCTGGGTTAACCGCCAGCACGATAAGAAGCAGCAGGCTTAA
- the sstT gene encoding serine/threonine transporter SstT, translated as MSTQSTGLFARLAQGSLVKQILVGLVLGILLAMVSKPAAEATGLLGTLFVGALKAVAPVLVLMLVMASIANHQHGQKTNIRPILFLYLLGTFSAALTAVVFSFLFPSTLHLTSAAGDITPPSGIVEVLRGLLMSMVSNPITALMSGNYIGILVWAIGLGFALRHGNETTKNLVNDLSNAVTFMVKLVIRFAPIGIFGLVSSTLATTGFDALWGYAQLLVVLVGCMLLVALVINPLLVFWQIRRNPYPLVLTCLRESGVYAFFTRSSAANIPVNMALAEKLNLDRDTYSVSIPLGATVNMAGAAITITVLTLAAVHTLGIPVDLPTALLLSVVASLCACGASGVAGGSLLLIPLACNMFGIPNEIAMQVVAVGFIIGVLQDSCETALNSSTDVLFTAAACQAEDARLAKNALRS; from the coding sequence ATGAGCACACAATCGACGGGTCTTTTTGCGCGCCTGGCGCAGGGAAGTCTGGTTAAACAAATTCTGGTAGGACTGGTGCTGGGTATTCTGCTGGCCATGGTGTCAAAACCTGCTGCGGAGGCCACGGGGCTGCTCGGGACGCTGTTTGTGGGCGCCCTGAAAGCCGTCGCGCCAGTACTGGTTCTGATGCTGGTCATGGCATCGATTGCCAACCACCAGCACGGACAAAAAACCAACATTCGCCCTATTCTGTTCCTGTATCTTCTGGGAACCTTCTCTGCAGCCTTAACGGCCGTGGTGTTTAGCTTCCTGTTCCCGTCCACGCTGCATCTGACCAGCGCGGCCGGTGATATCACGCCGCCGTCCGGGATTGTGGAAGTCCTTCGCGGTCTGCTGATGAGCATGGTCTCTAACCCCATCACCGCGCTGATGAGCGGAAACTACATTGGCATCCTGGTCTGGGCGATTGGTCTGGGCTTCGCGCTGCGTCACGGCAACGAGACCACGAAAAACCTGGTCAACGATTTGTCCAACGCTGTCACCTTTATGGTGAAGCTGGTGATTCGCTTTGCGCCAATCGGTATTTTCGGCCTGGTCTCCTCCACGCTGGCAACCACCGGTTTTGACGCGCTGTGGGGCTACGCGCAACTGCTGGTTGTGCTGGTCGGCTGTATGCTGCTGGTGGCGCTGGTGATCAACCCGCTGCTGGTGTTCTGGCAGATCCGCCGCAACCCGTATCCGCTGGTGCTGACCTGCCTGCGCGAGAGCGGCGTGTATGCCTTCTTCACCCGCAGCTCTGCGGCGAACATACCGGTGAACATGGCGCTGGCGGAGAAGCTGAACCTGGATCGCGATACCTATTCCGTGTCGATCCCACTGGGTGCGACCGTGAACATGGCGGGTGCGGCGATTACGATCACTGTACTGACCCTGGCGGCGGTGCATACGCTGGGTATTCCGGTGGATCTGCCAACCGCGCTGCTGCTGAGCGTAGTGGCATCGCTGTGCGCCTGCGGCGCATCCGGCGTGGCGGGCGGTTCGCTGCTGCTGATCCCGCTGGCGTGTAATATGTTCGGTATCCCGAACGAAATCGCCATGCAGGTGGTTGCCGTCGGCTTTATCATCGGCGTGCTGCAGGACTCCTGCGAAACCGCGCTGAACTCCTCTACCGACGTGCTGTTTACCGCGGCGGCCTGTCAGGCGGAAGACGCGCGTTTAGCGAAGAACGCCCTCCGCAGTTAA
- the rlmG gene encoding 23S rRNA (guanine(1835)-N(2))-methyltransferase RlmG, whose protein sequence is MSHLDNGFRSLNLKRFPETDDVNPLQAWEAADEYLLQQLDETEIRGPVLILNDAFGALGCALAEHTPYSIGDSYLSELATRENLRHNDIDESSVKFLDSTADYPQAPGVVLIKVPKTMALLEQQLRALRKVVTPETRIIAGAKARDIHTSTLELFEKVLGPTTTTLAWKKARLINCTFAAPELADAPDTLSWKLEGTDWTIHNHANVFSRTGLDIGARFFMEHLPENLEGEIVDLGCGNGVIGLTLLAKNPEASVVFSDESPMAVASSRLNVETNMPDALDRCEFMINNALSGVEPFRFNAVFCNPPFHQKHALTDNVAWEMFHHARRCLKINGELYIVANRHLDYFHKLKKIFGNCVTIATNNKFVVLKAVKLGRRR, encoded by the coding sequence ATGAGCCACTTAGACAACGGTTTCCGTTCACTCAACCTTAAACGTTTCCCGGAAACGGACGACGTTAACCCGCTTCAGGCGTGGGAAGCGGCGGATGAATATCTGCTGCAGCAGTTGGATGAGACTGAAATCCGCGGCCCGGTTTTGATCCTGAATGACGCCTTCGGCGCGCTGGGCTGCGCCCTGGCGGAGCACACGCCGTACAGCATCGGCGATTCCTACTTAAGCGAGCTGGCGACGCGTGAAAACCTGCGCCATAACGACATCGACGAATCCAGCGTGAAGTTCCTCGACAGCACCGCGGACTACCCGCAGGCGCCGGGCGTGGTGCTCATCAAAGTGCCAAAAACCATGGCGCTGCTGGAGCAACAGCTGCGCGCGCTGCGTAAGGTCGTCACGCCAGAAACCCGCATCATCGCGGGTGCCAAAGCGCGTGATATTCACACTTCGACGCTGGAGCTGTTTGAGAAGGTCCTTGGCCCAACCACCACAACGCTGGCCTGGAAAAAAGCGCGCCTGATCAACTGTACGTTCGCCGCACCCGAGCTGGCCGACGCGCCGGACACGCTGAGCTGGAAACTGGAAGGGACCGACTGGACCATCCACAACCATGCGAACGTCTTCTCCCGTACCGGTCTGGATATCGGGGCGCGTTTCTTTATGGAACACCTGCCGGAAAATCTGGAAGGGGAAATTGTCGATCTGGGCTGCGGCAACGGCGTGATTGGCCTGACGCTGCTGGCGAAGAACCCGGAGGCCAGCGTGGTGTTCAGCGACGAATCGCCGATGGCGGTGGCCTCCAGCCGTCTGAACGTGGAAACCAACATGCCGGACGCGCTGGACCGCTGCGAGTTTATGATCAACAACGCGCTGTCGGGGGTAGAGCCTTTCCGCTTCAACGCCGTGTTCTGTAACCCGCCGTTCCACCAGAAGCACGCCCTGACGGATAACGTCGCCTGGGAGATGTTCCACCACGCGCGCCGCTGCCTGAAGATTAACGGCGAGCTGTACATCGTGGCGAACCGCCACCTGGACTACTTCCACAAGCTGAAGAAGATTTTCGGTAACTGCGTCACCATCGCGACGAACAATAAGTTTGTGGTGCTGAAGGCGGTGAAGCTGGGACGTCGTCGTTAA
- the lsrK gene encoding autoinducer-2 kinase, whose product MSYLLALDAGTGSVRAVIFDLQGNQIAVGQAEWKHLSVENVPGSMEFDLETNWQLACRCIHQVLTRANLGAADIQSVACCSMREGIVLYDRNGEAIWACANVDARASREVAELKEIHDNRFESEVYEVSGQTLALSAMPRLLWLAHHRPDIYRRAATITMISDWLAAKLSGELAVDPSNAGTTGMLDLFSRDWRPALLDMAGLRADILSPVKETGTVLGAITREAAQQSGLREGTPVVMGGGDVQLGCLGLGVVRAGQTAVLGGTFWQQVVNLPQVRTDPDMNIRVNPHVIPGMVQAESISFFTGLTMRWFRDAFCAEEKLIAERMGMDTYSLLEEMASRVPAGSHGVMPIFSDAMHFKQWYHAAPSFINLSIDPEKCNKATLFRALEENAAIVSACNLAQISRFSGVTFESLVFAGGGSKGALWSQILSDVTGLPVRVPEVKEATALGCAIAAGTGAGLFADMASTGERLVKWSREFTPNPAHRELYDGMMQKWQAVYADQLGLVDSGLTTSMWQAPGLVRAAAP is encoded by the coding sequence ATGAGTTACCTTTTAGCGTTAGATGCAGGGACCGGCAGCGTTCGCGCCGTGATTTTCGATTTGCAGGGCAACCAGATTGCCGTCGGCCAGGCCGAGTGGAAACACCTGAGCGTGGAAAACGTGCCGGGGTCGATGGAGTTTGACCTCGAGACCAACTGGCAGCTGGCCTGCCGGTGTATTCATCAGGTGCTGACGCGCGCGAATCTGGGCGCGGCGGATATTCAGTCCGTCGCCTGCTGTTCGATGCGCGAAGGGATCGTGCTTTACGACCGTAACGGCGAGGCCATCTGGGCCTGCGCCAACGTCGACGCCCGCGCCAGCCGCGAGGTGGCCGAACTCAAAGAGATCCACGACAACCGTTTTGAATCCGAAGTGTATGAGGTCTCCGGCCAGACGCTGGCGCTGAGCGCCATGCCGCGCCTGCTGTGGCTGGCGCACCACCGTCCGGATATTTACCGCAGGGCCGCGACTATCACCATGATCAGCGACTGGCTGGCGGCGAAGCTCTCCGGCGAGCTGGCGGTCGACCCGTCGAACGCGGGCACCACCGGCATGCTGGATCTCTTCTCCCGCGACTGGCGTCCGGCGCTTCTCGACATGGCCGGGCTGCGCGCCGATATCCTCTCCCCGGTGAAAGAGACCGGCACCGTACTGGGTGCTATAACCCGGGAGGCCGCGCAGCAGAGCGGCCTGCGCGAAGGCACGCCGGTAGTGATGGGCGGCGGCGACGTGCAGCTGGGCTGTCTGGGGCTGGGCGTGGTCCGCGCTGGACAAACGGCGGTGCTGGGCGGCACCTTCTGGCAGCAGGTGGTCAATCTGCCGCAGGTACGCACCGACCCCGACATGAACATCCGCGTGAATCCGCACGTCATCCCCGGCATGGTCCAGGCGGAGTCGATCAGCTTCTTTACCGGGCTGACCATGCGCTGGTTCCGCGACGCCTTCTGCGCGGAGGAAAAGCTGATTGCCGAGCGGATGGGGATGGACACCTATTCCCTGCTGGAAGAGATGGCCAGCCGGGTGCCGGCGGGCTCCCACGGGGTAATGCCAATCTTCTCCGACGCCATGCATTTCAAGCAGTGGTACCACGCCGCGCCGTCGTTTATTAACCTCTCCATCGACCCGGAAAAATGCAATAAAGCGACGCTGTTCCGCGCCCTGGAAGAGAACGCGGCGATTGTTTCGGCCTGCAACCTGGCGCAGATTTCACGCTTTTCCGGCGTGACGTTTGAGAGCCTGGTGTTTGCGGGCGGCGGGTCAAAAGGTGCCCTGTGGAGCCAGATTTTAAGCGACGTCACGGGCCTGCCGGTGCGCGTGCCGGAAGTGAAAGAAGCCACGGCGCTGGGCTGCGCGATTGCCGCGGGTACGGGCGCGGGGCTGTTTGCGGATATGGCCTCGACGGGCGAGCGGCTGGTGAAATGGAGCCGCGAGTTCACGCCAAACCCGGCGCACCGCGAGCTGTACGACGGCATGATGCAGAAATGGCAGGCGGTATACGCGGACCAGCTCGGGCTGGTGGACAGCGGACTGACCACGTCGATGTGGCAGGCGCCGGGGCTGGTGCGGGCAGCGGCGCCGTAA